A genomic segment from Roseibium algicola encodes:
- a CDS encoding SDR family NAD(P)-dependent oxidoreductase encodes MRFKGKRALVTGAAGGIGKVISQMLRAEGARVAAADRNCDAVDAEVRISGNLLDPAYADALPRTAAKALGGLDIIINNAGVITRGPVTETTDQDWALSIGVNVEAPFRICRAGIPLLAEAGGGAIVNIASCWGVHPGPNHAVYCMTKAAIASLTQCMGRDHAHQGIHINAVCPNEVDTPMLRTGFEKRGFDPATAIAELGRTVPLGRVARPDDIADVVLFLASDAARYMCGSLVEVNGGKPVS; translated from the coding sequence ATGCGCTTTAAAGGCAAACGTGCCCTCGTAACGGGCGCCGCCGGTGGGATCGGCAAAGTCATCTCCCAGATGCTGCGGGCAGAAGGGGCACGCGTGGCCGCAGCCGACCGGAATTGCGATGCCGTTGATGCGGAAGTCCGGATTTCGGGAAACCTGCTCGACCCGGCCTATGCAGACGCACTGCCCCGCACCGCGGCCAAGGCACTTGGCGGCCTCGACATCATCATCAACAACGCCGGCGTCATTACCCGTGGTCCCGTGACCGAGACAACCGATCAGGACTGGGCGCTGTCGATCGGGGTCAATGTCGAAGCTCCTTTCCGTATCTGCCGGGCGGGTATCCCGTTGCTGGCGGAGGCCGGAGGTGGGGCCATCGTCAACATCGCCTCTTGCTGGGGTGTTCACCCGGGCCCGAACCACGCTGTCTATTGCATGACCAAGGCGGCGATCGCTTCGCTGACCCAGTGCATGGGCCGGGACCATGCCCACCAGGGCATCCACATCAATGCCGTCTGCCCGAACGAGGTCGACACACCGATGCTGCGGACCGGGTTCGAAAAGCGCGGCTTTGACCCCGCAACGGCGATTGCCGAACTGGGCAGGACCGTTCCGCTTGGCCGGGTGGCGCGGCCGGATGATATCGCGGACGTCGTTCTGTTTCTTGCTTCCGATGCCGCGCGCTACATGTGCGGTTCACTGGTTGAGGTCAACGGCGGGAAACCGGTGTCATGA
- a CDS encoding LysR substrate-binding domain-containing protein, with product MNNLDSELLRTFLAVAGTGSVTEGARLIGRSQSATSLQIMRLEEVIGQDLFERTGRGVTLTETGQRLMPVARDVKERLDAVLREITADGLRGKLRLGIPDDHGQAKLAKILSAFAQSHPQVELEVTCTISTDFPELLSRGKMDLAVYEVETIGRNEEVVFEDPTCWVMSRYRDLLAEEPVPVALFDSACWWREAALKSLEARGRPYRIAFSSQSVAGVTAAVEAGIAIGLLGRSTLAGHLKVLGNEHGFASTPMSKLVIGVAASANQDLVRTMKSAIRQAF from the coding sequence ATGAATAATCTCGACAGTGAACTCCTCCGAACCTTTCTGGCGGTCGCCGGGACGGGCAGCGTCACTGAAGGTGCCCGCCTGATCGGCCGGTCACAATCGGCAACCAGTCTTCAGATCATGCGCCTTGAAGAGGTGATCGGGCAGGATCTGTTCGAGCGGACCGGCCGAGGCGTGACACTGACGGAGACCGGGCAGCGCCTGATGCCGGTCGCAAGGGATGTGAAAGAACGGCTGGATGCCGTCCTGAGGGAAATCACCGCCGACGGTTTGCGCGGAAAGCTTCGCCTCGGCATTCCTGACGATCATGGCCAGGCAAAGCTTGCGAAGATCTTGTCTGCTTTCGCACAATCGCACCCGCAGGTGGAGCTTGAGGTAACCTGTACGATCAGCACCGATTTCCCGGAGCTGCTGTCCAGGGGAAAGATGGATCTTGCCGTCTACGAGGTTGAAACGATCGGCAGGAACGAAGAGGTGGTCTTCGAGGACCCGACCTGCTGGGTAATGTCGCGTTACCGGGATCTTCTGGCCGAAGAGCCGGTTCCGGTCGCCCTTTTCGACAGCGCCTGCTGGTGGCGTGAGGCGGCCCTCAAGTCGCTTGAGGCAAGAGGGAGGCCTTACCGGATTGCCTTTTCAAGCCAGAGCGTGGCGGGCGTAACGGCTGCCGTGGAAGCGGGTATTGCGATAGGACTTCTGGGTCGGTCTACTCTCGCGGGCCACCTCAAGGTGCTTGGTAACGAGCATGGGTTTGCCTCGACACCCATGTCGAAACTTGTCATCGGCGTTGCAGCAAGCGCCAATCAGGATCTCGTCAGGACAATGAAGTCCGCTATTCGGCAGGCATTTTGA
- a CDS encoding NAD(P)/FAD-dependent oxidoreductase: MTKRAADTLPNLQGPAAWNTILPRQQPAQLLSEQISADVTIIGAGFAGLSAARRLLQSDRNLKVVVLDACRVAEGSAGRNSGFMIDLPHELTSEDYAGNGDDKSLIALNREAIGFARGAVEDYGIDRNYFDPAGKINGAASIKADHHNRSYADHLTSLGEKYELLDRQQMADLTGSRHYVGGLYTPGTVMLQPAGYIRGLAAGLRREGVQVFEQSPVLSFTREGESWKVETRSGSVSTAKVILTVNGHLESFGFERDRLMQLFLFAVMTPELDGAALKKLGGQSRWGITPSDPMGTTLRRIDTGQGGNRIVTRTRAVLKPDMRLTPASVERAARVMQRKFDRRFPQLAGMKMEYKWAGHLCLSLNGVAVMRELEQDVFSGCVQNGLGTARGTLTGMGAADLALGQTSSITCHFGAEARPKKLPPQPFREIGANAVLRWKEWRAAEE; encoded by the coding sequence ATGACGAAACGGGCCGCCGACACTCTGCCGAACCTGCAAGGCCCGGCGGCCTGGAACACCATCCTGCCGAGACAACAGCCTGCGCAGCTGCTGAGCGAACAGATCAGCGCGGATGTCACGATCATCGGTGCCGGTTTTGCCGGTCTGTCGGCGGCGCGGCGCCTGCTCCAGTCAGACCGAAATCTCAAGGTTGTCGTGCTCGACGCTTGCCGGGTTGCGGAAGGATCGGCCGGACGCAATTCCGGATTCATGATCGACCTGCCGCATGAGCTGACATCGGAGGATTATGCCGGTAACGGTGACGACAAGTCCCTGATCGCCCTCAATCGAGAGGCAATCGGCTTTGCGCGTGGCGCGGTCGAGGACTACGGGATCGACAGGAACTATTTTGATCCGGCAGGCAAGATCAACGGTGCGGCTAGCATCAAGGCCGATCATCATAACCGCAGTTATGCCGACCATCTGACGAGCCTCGGTGAAAAATATGAGCTGCTCGACCGGCAACAGATGGCGGACCTGACCGGTAGCAGGCACTACGTTGGCGGGCTTTATACCCCCGGTACCGTCATGCTGCAGCCCGCCGGATATATCCGCGGACTTGCCGCCGGACTTCGGCGGGAAGGCGTGCAGGTTTTCGAGCAAAGCCCGGTCCTGTCTTTCACCAGGGAAGGCGAAAGCTGGAAGGTGGAAACGCGATCCGGATCCGTTTCAACGGCAAAAGTCATCCTCACGGTCAATGGTCATCTGGAGAGTTTCGGTTTCGAACGAGACCGGCTGATGCAGCTGTTCCTGTTTGCCGTCATGACGCCCGAGCTGGACGGTGCGGCGTTGAAGAAACTTGGCGGCCAAAGCCGCTGGGGAATCACGCCATCTGATCCGATGGGGACGACCTTGCGCCGGATCGACACCGGTCAGGGTGGAAACAGGATCGTTACGAGAACCCGCGCCGTCTTGAAACCCGACATGCGGCTGACACCGGCAAGCGTGGAACGTGCGGCCCGTGTCATGCAACGCAAGTTCGACCGGCGGTTTCCGCAGTTGGCAGGGATGAAGATGGAATACAAGTGGGCAGGACACCTTTGCCTGTCGCTGAATGGTGTCGCGGTCATGCGAGAACTGGAGCAGGACGTGTTTTCCGGTTGCGTACAAAACGGTCTCGGCACCGCACGCGGAACCCTGACCGGCATGGGCGCTGCTGATCTTGCGCTGGGACAGACCAGCAGCATCACCTGTCATTTCGGTGCTGAAGCCCGGCCGAAAAAACTGCCGCCACAGCCATTCCGGGAAATAGGCGCCAATGCCGTGCTACGCTGGAAGGAATGGCGCGCGGCCGAGGAATGA
- a CDS encoding mandelate racemase/muconate lactonizing enzyme family protein has product MKIKSVEIFRHDLPVKGGPYKMANAEVWSLQTTLVKLIADNGHIGWGETCPVGPTYAEAHSGGAQAALQQIAPALIGQDVRPLTIGRLMNGQLNGHNYAKAAIDIAVHDLLGKHLGLRVADLLGGVAAERVPSYYATGVGAPEEIASIAAEKRDEGYPRLQIKMSGKDVERDIETIRRVWDKIAGSGMRLAVDGNRGWTTRDALRVSRECPDIPFILEQPCNRIEDLEKIRPQIHHGLYMDENGVDLATVIRAAGRGLVDGFGMKVTRIGGLQQMTAFRDICEAVSLPHTCDDAWGGDIIAAACTHVAATVKPSLLEGVWLAEPMIEGSYSIGEGVRIRDGHIALPQGPGLGVEPDETLFGTAIATF; this is encoded by the coding sequence ATGAAAATCAAGTCTGTCGAGATCTTCCGCCATGACCTGCCGGTCAAGGGCGGCCCCTACAAGATGGCGAACGCCGAGGTCTGGTCTCTCCAGACCACCCTGGTCAAGCTGATCGCGGACAACGGGCATATCGGCTGGGGGGAAACCTGCCCCGTCGGCCCGACTTACGCCGAAGCGCATTCCGGTGGAGCGCAGGCGGCGCTGCAGCAGATCGCCCCTGCGCTGATTGGCCAGGATGTTCGCCCCCTGACGATCGGTCGCCTCATGAACGGCCAGCTCAACGGGCACAACTACGCAAAGGCGGCAATCGACATTGCCGTTCATGACCTGCTCGGCAAACATCTGGGACTTAGGGTTGCCGATCTTCTCGGTGGTGTCGCCGCGGAACGCGTTCCCTCTTATTACGCAACCGGTGTCGGTGCTCCCGAAGAGATCGCCAGCATTGCCGCGGAGAAACGGGACGAAGGCTACCCGCGCCTGCAGATCAAGATGAGCGGTAAGGACGTCGAGCGCGATATCGAGACGATCCGCAGGGTCTGGGACAAGATCGCCGGATCCGGCATGCGTCTTGCGGTCGACGGCAACCGAGGCTGGACCACACGAGACGCGCTGCGCGTCAGTCGCGAATGCCCGGATATTCCGTTCATTCTGGAACAGCCCTGCAACCGGATCGAGGACCTGGAGAAGATCAGGCCGCAGATCCACCACGGACTTTACATGGACGAGAACGGTGTCGACCTGGCAACGGTCATCCGTGCCGCCGGGCGCGGACTGGTCGATGGATTTGGCATGAAAGTGACCCGGATCGGCGGACTGCAGCAGATGACTGCGTTCCGGGATATCTGCGAAGCCGTCTCGCTGCCGCATACCTGCGACGATGCCTGGGGCGGCGACATCATCGCTGCCGCCTGTACCCATGTAGCTGCGACGGTGAAGCCGTCTCTGCTGGAAGGGGTCTGGCTTGCGGAGCCCATGATCGAGGGCAGTTATTCCATCGGCGAAGGCGTGCGCATCCGGGACGGTCACATTGCCCTGCCACAAGGCCCGGGCCTTGGTGTCGAACCGGATGAGACCCTGTTCGGCACGGCGATAGCTACTTTCTGA
- a CDS encoding permease: MEGQTATATFSGSRKIAAGAGAGLLAGLVWLWPQFFKQGILFTGQGLLQVAPLVVPGIALTAWIMASGADRIIGRAFEGRLMRAVLVASAMGAITPVCGVTILPLMAGLLAAGVPLAPVMAFWLSSPITDPAMLATTAATLGVAFAVGKTVAAFGLGVFGGSVTAALTREQSGEAALRSGGLAAKLTARCCDGATSFEPRVWRNSSRRKAFARQAAATTRLILICLIPAFFAEYALNAALTPGSLAAYLGSNTWWAIPAAVFVGAPAYIDGYAALPLTRGLIDNGMSPGAAMAFLVSGGVVSIWEALAIFPVLKLRPFLLYLALAVTGSLISGYVFEWVY; encoded by the coding sequence ATGGAAGGACAGACGGCAACAGCCACGTTTTCTGGATCCCGAAAAATTGCCGCCGGAGCCGGAGCTGGCCTTCTCGCCGGGCTTGTCTGGCTGTGGCCGCAGTTCTTCAAACAGGGGATCCTGTTCACCGGACAGGGTCTCCTTCAAGTTGCCCCGCTCGTCGTGCCGGGCATAGCCCTCACGGCCTGGATCATGGCCAGCGGTGCCGACAGGATCATCGGCCGCGCGTTTGAAGGACGGCTCATGCGCGCGGTCCTCGTGGCGTCTGCCATGGGGGCGATTACGCCGGTCTGCGGGGTGACGATCCTGCCTCTGATGGCCGGGTTGCTGGCAGCCGGGGTTCCCCTTGCCCCGGTCATGGCGTTTTGGCTGTCCTCGCCGATTACCGATCCGGCCATGCTGGCGACTACGGCGGCGACCCTCGGTGTCGCCTTTGCAGTCGGCAAGACCGTGGCAGCCTTCGGTCTGGGTGTATTTGGCGGATCCGTCACAGCAGCGCTCACGCGTGAGCAAAGCGGTGAAGCGGCGCTGCGGTCTGGTGGGCTCGCCGCAAAATTGACGGCGCGGTGCTGTGACGGCGCGACATCGTTTGAACCGCGTGTCTGGCGCAACAGCAGCCGGCGCAAGGCCTTCGCGCGGCAGGCAGCAGCGACCACACGGCTGATCCTGATCTGCCTGATCCCGGCCTTCTTCGCCGAATATGCGCTGAATGCGGCTCTGACCCCGGGATCGCTGGCAGCCTATCTTGGCTCGAACACCTGGTGGGCCATACCCGCCGCCGTCTTCGTCGGCGCACCGGCCTATATCGACGGTTATGCGGCCTTGCCGCTGACCCGCGGTCTCATCGACAACGGCATGTCGCCCGGCGCGGCGATGGCGTTTCTGGTCTCCGGAGGTGTTGTCAGCATCTGGGAAGCGCTTGCGATATTCCCCGTACTGAAACTGCGCCCGTTTCTGCTTTACCTGGCGCTTGCCGTTACCGGCTCACTGATCTCGGGCTATGTGTTCGAATGGGTCTACTGA
- a CDS encoding SDR family NAD(P)-dependent oxidoreductase, giving the protein MMRFEGKTVLVTGGRSGIGRAIARRLQNEGARVFTAQRGEDTEFEYVRADFADMEAPARIIEDVVTKGGRLDVLVNNAGLMQEAAIEDMSLADWQHSLAVNLTAPFLMIKHALPHLRQTRGSIVNVGSIEGIGCNPLHAAYSASKAGLHGLTRAVAVDHGKDGVRCNAVAPGWIDTELNLEFIKATPDPDAFRRDIGKIHPAGRTGKPEEVAALVAFLAAEESGFITGQVYTVDGGRMTRLSLP; this is encoded by the coding sequence ATGATGCGGTTCGAAGGAAAGACTGTCCTCGTCACGGGCGGGCGAAGCGGCATTGGTCGTGCGATTGCCCGGCGCTTGCAAAATGAAGGTGCCAGGGTCTTCACGGCCCAGCGCGGCGAGGATACGGAGTTTGAGTATGTCCGGGCGGATTTTGCCGACATGGAAGCCCCTGCCCGCATTATCGAAGACGTGGTAACGAAAGGTGGCAGGCTGGATGTGCTCGTCAACAATGCCGGCCTGATGCAGGAAGCGGCGATCGAAGACATGTCGCTCGCCGACTGGCAGCACTCGTTGGCGGTCAATCTGACCGCGCCTTTCCTGATGATCAAACATGCCTTGCCGCATTTGCGCCAGACACGCGGAAGCATCGTCAATGTCGGCTCCATCGAAGGCATCGGCTGCAATCCGCTACACGCTGCCTATTCCGCCTCCAAGGCCGGGCTTCACGGCCTGACGCGCGCCGTTGCGGTCGATCACGGCAAGGACGGCGTCCGCTGCAACGCGGTTGCGCCAGGCTGGATCGATACGGAACTCAATCTCGAATTCATCAAGGCGACCCCGGATCCAGATGCCTTCCGGCGCGATATTGGCAAGATCCACCCGGCTGGCCGGACGGGCAAGCCGGAGGAAGTTGCCGCCTTGGTCGCTTTCCTGGCAGCGGAGGAAAGCGGTTTTATCACCGGTCAGGTCTACACGGTCGACGGTGGCAGAATGACCAGGTTGAGCTTGCCCTGA